CCACCACCATCGGCACCGACGGCCCACCCCCCGGCGAGAACCCTCCACCCGCCGACCCCCCAGGCGGCCCGCCAAACGACGAACCCTGCAAAGGCGGACCACCATGCGGAGGCGAAAACCCACCCCCGAGCGGCGACCCCGACGGGAACGGCGAACCACCGCCCAGAGGCGAAGACCCACCCGACGGCGCGCCAGACCACGAGGACGCGTTGCCGGGTGGGGGGCCTGGCGATGGTGGGGGCGGGAACGCGCCGGCGGGCGGTGGGGCGGCGCCCGGTGCCGGGCCGGGCGGTGGTGGAGGCGGGCCCGAGGAGAGGGGGGCGGCGGGGGCCGGGCCGGCGGAGGGGGGTGGTGGGGGCGGGTCGGCGGGGAGTGGGGTGGCCCGGTGGGCGTCGGGTGGGGGGACGCCGTGGGGGTTCCCGCCGGGTGTGGACCCGCCGGGGGGCGGGGCGGGGGGCGGGTTGTCCACGAGACCTCCAGGGAGCCACCGGGCGGCCATGATCACTTGGGCCGCGGCGAAACCGTACCGGGCGGGCACACGGACGACCAGCAACTTCGCGAAACCGACGTTTCGCCCGCACGGAGGGTCAGAACGCGGTCAGGCGGTGGGGCGGGCGGGCTCGCGTTCGCGGACCAGGGACAGGGAGCGCAGCACGCGGGGGCCCGCCAGGGAGGCGACGGCGGCCACGGCGGCGGAGGCGGCCACCAGGCCCCAGGCGGCCGGGCCCAGGGGGGTGCAGCCGAAGAAGTGGCTGACCCCGGGGGTCTCGATCACGGCGGCCAGCACCAGCACCGAGACGGCGCAGGTGGCCAGGACCGCGGGGCTCCGCCAGCCGGCCTGCAGGGTCTGCACGAGTTGGGTGAGCACCAGGGCGGCCAGCGCCATCGTCGAGGCGCGCCGGCCGCGCCCGGTCAGCCGTCCGCCGTGCCAGGCCAGGATCGAGCCGAGCGCGGTGACCGCGCCGCGCAGCGCGATGGCCTCGTGCAGCGGATCGGCGAGCGGGCCGCTCCGGACGGGCGGCGCGGCGGGGCCGGTCTCGTCGGACTCGCCGTTCCCGGACGGCGGGGCCAGCGCGACGGCCAGGGCGGGCAGCATGTCGGTGAGCGTGTTGACCAGCAGCAGTTGCCGGGTGGACAGCGGGGCCCGGCCGCCGATCGCGGTGCCGTACACGGTGAAGGCGACCTCGCCCGCGTTGCCGCCGACCAGGATCGACACCGCGTTGCGGACGCTCTCCCACAGCGCCCGGCCCTCCAGCAGCGCCTCCACGATGGCGGGCAGGTCGCCGCCGCGCAGGATCAGGTCGGCGGCCGACTGGGCGGCCCGCGAGTCGCCCGTGCTGAGCCCGATGCCCACGTCGGCGAGCCGGATGGCGGCGGCGTCGTTGGCCCCGTCGCCGGTCATCGCCACCGTCCGCCCGGCCCGCTGCAGGGACTGCACGATGCGGACCTTGTGCTCGGGGCTGACCCGGGCGAACACCGAGGTCCGCGAGACCTTGGCGGTGCGCTCCTTGTCGCCGAGGCGGTCGAGCTCCGCGCCGGTGAGCACCCGGTCGGGGGCGGGGATGCCGAGGTCGGCGGCGACCGCCTGGGCGGTGGCCGGATGGTCGCCGGTGATCATGACGACCCTGATGCCGGCGCGGGTGAGGCGTTCGATGGCGGCGGGCGCGTCCGCGCGGGGCGCGTCGGCGATGCCGAGGAACCCGACCAGCGCCAGCTCGGCGGTCTCGGCGAGCTTCTCCGCCTCGGCGAGGTCCGCCTCGTCCGGGTGCGCCTGCGCGACCGCCAGCACCCGCAGCCCGTCCTCGGCCAGCCGACGGACGGCGCGGCGCGCCTCCTCGCGGCGCGCCTCGGTCAGCGGTCGGGTGGTCGTCCCGGACACCACCCGGTCGCAGCGCGGCAGCACCACCTCGGGCGCGCCCTTGACGGCGACGAACGGCGCCTCGCCCGCGCCCTTGGCGACCATGCCGGTCGCGGCGGCGTACCCGCGGCTGGGCTCGAACGGGGTCTCGTGGACGAGCCGCCAGCCCGCGTCCTCGCCGAGCGCCGACCGGGCGGCCTCGACCACCGCGCGGTCGGTGGCGTGTGGGAGCCCGGCGGCGCCGTCGGCCTCCGGGCAGGCGCGGGCGGCGGTGGTGAGCAGGCGGCGGCCGAGCGGGGAGTCCGGCTCGGCGCCCGCCCTGAGCCCGGCGAGCCGGACGACCTTCAGCCGGCCCTCGGTGAGGGTGCCGGTCTTGTCGAAGCAGAGCGTGTCGACCCGCCCCATGGTGCCCAGCGTCCGGGACGTGCGGACCAGCACGTTGCGGCGCGACAGGCGGCGGGCGGCGGCGAGCTGGGCGACGGTCGCGACCAGCGGCAGCCCCTCGGGGACGGCCGCCACGGCCACCGACACGCCCGAGGAGACCGCCTGCCGGACGGACACGCCCCGGGCGAAGGCCAGCGCCCCGACCATGACACCGCTCAACCCGGTCACCGGCAGCGCCAGCCGGGTCAGCTCGTTCAACTGGGCCTGCACGCCGGCGGGGGCGGGCGCCCGTCCGGCGATCGCGGCGGCCCGGCCCGCCTGGGTCGCGTCGCCGGTGGCCACCACGACCGCGTGGGCGTGTCCGGTCAGCACGGTGCTGCCCTCGTAGACCATGCAGGACCGATCGGCCAGGTCGGCGCCCGGCGCGGGCTCGGTGGACTTGGACACCGGCAGCGACTCGCCGGTCAGGCTGGCCTCGTCGACCTCCAGGTCCTCGGTGGCCAGCAGCCGGGCGTCCGCGGGCACGACGTCGGACGGGCCGATCGCGACGATGTCGCCGACGTAGAGGTCGTCGGCGGGGATCCGTTCCCAGCCGTTCTCGACGGTGTCGTCGCCGAGCGGGGGCGGCTCGTGGCCGGGCAGCAGCCGCCGGGCGGGGGGGCGCTGCCCGAGGAGGAGCCGGCTCAGCGCGCGTTCGGCGCGCATCCGCTGCACGCCGCTGATCACCGCGTTGCCCGCCATGACCCCGCCGACCAGCGCGGCGTCCACGCCGGAGCCGACGATCGCGGAGGCCGCCGCGCCCAGCACCAGCACCGGGGTCAGCGGGTCGCGCAACTCGTGGCCGACGGCGACCGCCAGCCCGGTGACCGGTTCGGTCAGGGTCCGCACCGGGCCGTGGCGGGGCGGGCCGTGCCCGTTCCGGGCGGCGCGCAGCGCGACGTCCTCGGGGCGCAGGGCGGTGGCCCGTTCGAGCGCGGTGTCGGCGTCGAACGCGTGCCAGGGCAGTCGGGGCAGCGGTGTCGGGGCGCGGGCGGTGATCACCCTGCGGGCCGTCAGGACACCCCCGACCAGCGACACCAGCGCCGCGCTGTAGACCGGGCTCAGGGTGAGCTGCGAGCTGCGGCGCTGCCCGGTGAGGACGAGCAGCGCGGCGAGGGAGGTGCCGCCCAGCGCGAGCCGTACGGCGCGTTCGCTGGCCCGGCGGGCCACGCCGATCGCGGTGAGCAGCCGCCAGAGCTGTTCGAGGCCGGGCCCGCAGACGAGGTCGGCGCCCCAGCACTCGGTGCGGCTCTCCGGCGACGGGCCGAGCACCGCCACCCCGATGTCGGCCGCGAGCGCGGCCTCCGCGTTGCCGGCGGTGGCGACCAGCACGCCCTCGCCCGTGGATTGCAGCACGCGGACGTGTTCGGCCAAGGGGGTGGCGACGGACAGGGTGTCGTCGGCCAGCGACAGCAGTTCCGCGCCGGAGGCGTGCTCGGTCAGCAGCACCCGGACCCCGCTCTCGCGGGCGGCGGCCAGCACCGCGTCGGCCAGCGGGTCGATGCGGCAGCCGACGCGCACCGCGCCGAGCACCCTCCCGCCGGGCTCCACCACCTCCATCCGCAGCCCCTCGGGGTCGAGGGGCGAGCCGGGGTCGAGGCGTCTCAGCACCCGGCCGTACTCGTCGGGCAGCTCCCGCAGCCCGGGGTCGGCGGCCAGCAGTCGGGTGGCGACCCGCCAGACGGGGGCGTCGTCGGCGTCCAGGATCTGAAGGCCGTCGCCGCACAGCACGGCGGAGTCCAGGACGACCGCGGAGATCCGGTCGAGGCGACGGTAGGCGACGCCCTGGAGCGGGACGACGCCCGCCCGTCCGAGCCCCCGGCCGAGGGTGGCGGCGAAGCCCTCGCGTCCGAGCCTGGCCGCCTTGGGGACCGCGGCCAAGACCATGTCCGCCGCCGCGCCGGGGTCGCGGCCGAGCGCCAGGACGCCCCCGGCGGCGATCAGCGAGGCGACCGCCGAACGGTCGGCGTACTTCTCGATGGGCCCGCGCGCGAGCGGAACGGGCCGGGGCGTGCTCGGCAGTCCCTCGGCCGGCAACGCCGCCCCGCTCATGTCCTCCTCGCGGCGGCACCACACGGCGCGGCGTTCGGCCAGCTCGCCGAGGAGGACGGCGCGGTACAGGGCGTCCACGGCCAGACAGCCGGGCTCCTGGGTGAGGCCGTGCACGACCGCGTTGCCGAGGGACAGGGCGAGGTCGGCGCCGTGCGCGCCGAGCCTGGCCTCCAGCTCCCGCCGCAGCCTCGGCTGCGCGTCCACCAGCGCCACGGCGGCCCGGAACCCGCGCGGCAGCCGGGGCCAGCGCACGACGCGGCCGGTGGCGGCCAGCGCGAACGCGGTGCAGTCGGAGGCCAGCGCGATCGCCTCGGCGGTGAGCGGCGCCCGGTCGGCGGGATGGCCGTGCCCGGGGAACTCCTCGTCGGTCTCCCCGGCGCGCTCGGCCGTCTCCACGCCCTCGACCGCGTCGACGATCCGGTCGAGGGAGACCGTCCCCTCGTCGAACGACGCCAGGAGCTCGCCGGTGACCGCGTTGACCTCGGCCCAGCGGACGCCGTCGAGGGCGCGCACCGCGCGGCGGACGGCCTGCAGCGCGCGCCGGTCGGCGCGGGTCCGCAGCCCGCGGACCTCGACGTACGCGCGGCCGTCCCGGCTCCACACGCGTCGCTGGGTACGGGACCCGACGAGGTTGGCCACCTCGGCGCGCTCGTGCAGCCGGGTCACGCCGAACGTCGGAGGCCGGGGCAGCGACGGGTGGGGAAGCGAGGGCATCGACGGCAGCGGGGGGCGAGGCATCGACGGCAGCGACGGGCGCGGCGGCTTGGGCATCGGCGGCAACGATGGGCGGGGCAGCGACGACAGCGACGGCATCGGCGGGTGCGGCAGCGAGGGTACCGACGGGAGCGGCGGGTGGGGCGGCGTGGGCAGGGAGCGGGCGGCGCGCACCGGCAGGGCCGCCGCGTTCACGGCGGCCCTGGGGACCAGCCCGGCGGCTGATCGGAGCAGGCCCATCGACGTACCCTCGCTTCGGGGTGAGGCAGTGGAAGGGCACTACCCCTCGGAGGGTCGAGGAATCACCACGTGTCGATGAACCCTCGTCCTCCCGGCTCCGGCGGGGCGGCGTCGCGGAACGCGGCGGTGATCCACCGGCGGGTGTCCGCGGGGTCGATGACGTCGTCGATCTCGAAGACCGTCGCGACGCTGAGCGCCCTGCCCATCTCGTAGGCGGCGGCCACGATCCCGTCGAAGGCCGCCTGTCGTTCGGCGGGGTCGGCGATGGCCTCCAGCTCCCTGCGGAACCCGAGGCGCACCGCCCCCTCCAACCCCATGCCGCCCAGCTCCCCGGTCGGCCAGGCGACCGTGGCGACGGGCACCCGCAGACTTCCGCCGCCCATCGTCTGCGCGCCCAGCCCGTACGCCTTGCGCAGGATGACCATGCACAGCGGCACCCGCAGGTGGGCGCCGGCGACGAAGAGGCGGCCGAAGTGCCGGACGGTGGCGGTCTGCTCGGCGTCCGGACCGACCATGAACCCGGGGGTGTCGCACAGGGACACCACGGGCAGCCCGTGGGTGTCGCAGAGTTGGAGGAACCGCGCGGCCTTGTCGGCGGCGTCGCGGTCGATGGCGCCGCCGAGGTGCCCGGGGTCGTTGGCGATGAGCCCGAGCGGACGGCCCTCGATTCGGACGAGGGCGGTGACGATCCCGGCGCCGAAGGCCCTCCGCACCTCCAGCACGGAACCCGTGTCGGCGAGTCCGTCGATCACGGCCCGCACGTCGTAGACCCGGCGGCGGTCCTCGGGGATCAGCGTCCGCAGCCGTTCCGGGTCGGGCGCGGACCACTCCTCGACGGGCCCCCGGAAGTAGGACAGGTACCGGCGCGCCACGGCGACGGCCTCGGCCTCGTCGGCGACGGGCAGGTCGACCACGCCGTTGGACGCCTGCACGGAGATCGGGCCGATGTCCTCGGGCGCGTACGTCCCGAGCCCGCCGCCCTCGATCATCGCGGGGCCGCCCATGCCGATGTTGGCGTCGGCGGTGGCGATGACGACGTCGCAGCAGCCCAGCAGCGCGGCGTTGCCCGCGAAGCACCGACCCGCCGCGATGCCCACGAGCGGCACCCGTCCGTTGAGCCGGGCGAACAGGTGGAACGCCATCGTGTCGAGCCCGGACAGCATGGGGGTGTCGGTGTCGCCGGGGCGTCCGCCGCCGCCCTCGGCGAACAGCACGACGGGCAGCCGCCGCCGGGCCGCCATTTCGAACATGCGGTCCTTCTTGGCGTGGTTCATCGCGCCCTGCGTGCCGGCGAGCACCGTGTAGTCGTAGGCCAGGACCACGGCGGGCCGCCCGTCGACGTCGCCGACACCCGCCACGAGCCCGTCCGCCGGGGTGCGTTCGATCAGCTCCTCCAGCGGGCGACGGCGGCGCTGCGCGGCGACGGTGAGCGCGCCGTACTCGGTGAACGTGCCGGGGTCGCACAGGTCCTCGACGTTCTCGCGGGCGGTGCGGCGTCCGGTGCCGTGGCGGCGTGCCACGGCCTCGGGGCGGGCGGCGTCGAGGCCGATCTCGTGGCGGCGGATCACCTCGGCGAGATCGGCGCGCACCGTGCCGTCCTCCACGTCCTCCGGCGGCGCGGCCACGGGTTCGGCCGCCTCGCCGTCGGCGGGCTCCAGGTGGACGAGCGCGTCGCCCTCGGCGACCGTGTCCCCGACGGCGACGTTCAGCCGGGTGACCAGGCCCGCCGTGGGGGCCGCCACGACGTGCTGCATCTTCATCGCCTCGAGGACGACCAGCGGCGCGCCCGCGGCGACCTTCTGGCCCTCGGCCACCTCGACGCTCTCGACCGTTCCGTGCATGGGCGACGGCACCGGCGCGACGGGCTCCACGGGGTTCACCTGAGCGACCTCCTGACCGAACGACGTTCCGTCAGAGTGTGCCGCACGGGCCCGTGGGGCCCGGAGGTCAGCCCTGCGCGACGGCCCCCTCGGCGAGCAGCTCGTCCACGTCGGTGAAGCCGAAGTCCTCCAGCACGGCGCGGGTGTCCCGCCCGGGCAGCGCCGGAACGCCGTCGATCGCGCCCGGCGTCCTGGAGAAGCGCGGCGCGGGCGCGGGCTGCGGATGCCCGCCGTCCTCGACGAAGACGTCCCGCGCCGTGTTGTACGGGTGCTCGGCGGCCTCCCGCATCGACAGCACCGGGGCCACGCAGGCGTCGCCGGGCAGGAAGACCTCGGCCCACTCGTCGCGCGTCCGGGCCTTGAACGCCGCCGCGAACCGCTCCCGTAGCCGGGGCCAACCCTCCCGGTCGTGCTGGCCGGGCAGGTCGCCGTCGCCCTCCAGCCCGAGCCGCCGCAGGAACTCGGCGTAGAACTGGGGCTCGATCGCGCCGACGGCCACGTGCCGGCCGTCGGCGGTCTCGTACACGTCGTACCAGGGCGCGCCGGTGTCGAGCATGTTGACGCCCCGCTCGTCGGACCACAGCCCGCCCGCCAGGAAGCCGTGGATGAACGTGGTCAGATGCGCGGTGCCGTCCACGATGGCGGCGTCCACCACCTGGCCGCGCCCGCTCGTCTTGGCCTCCAGCAGCGCGGCGAGCATGCCCACCACCAGGTACATGCTGCCGCCGGCGAAGTCTCCCAGCAGGTTCAGCGGGACCTGCGGGGGTCCGCCGGCCCGGCCGATCGCGTGCAGCGCCCCGGTGACGGCGATGTAGCCGATGTCGTGCCCCGCGCTCTGCGACAGCGGGCCCTCCTGGCCCCAGCCGGTCATCCGCCCGTAGACGAGCCGCGGGTTGGCGGCCAGGCAGTCGTCGGGGCCCAGCCCGAGCCGCTCGGTGACCCCGGGCCGGAACCCCTCCAGCAGCGCGTCGGCCTGCTCGACCAGGCGCAGCACGACCTGCCGGCCCTTCTCGTTCTTGAGGTCGACGGCGATGGAGCGCTTGCCCCGGTTGGTGAAGTCGGTGCTCGTCGCGCCGGACCCGGCGGGCAGCGCCGCCGACACACGGTCCACCCGAACGACCTCCGCGCCCAGGTCCGCCAACAGCATGGCGGCGAACGGCCCGGGTCCGATGCCGGCCAGCTCGATCACCCGGACCCCCGACAGCGGACCCCGCCTCGACGCGCTCATCCCATGACCCCTCTCCACCCGACGACCACCGCACGGAGTTCCCGAACCGTGTTCGGCGCACCCAGTGTGCCCGATCCCCGTGAGCGGTCACCGACCGGGAGGCCGGACCGCCCCGGGGCTCGCGCCGCCTGGAGGGCGACGCGATCGGCCGGGCCGACGTCGGGGCGAGGGGGCGCCTCGTCAGGACGTGCGGGCGGTCAGGGTCACCGGGGCCGTGGGGCGTCGCTTCGGCCTGGGGCCGGTGGCCACCAGCAGGCCGTCGTTCACACCGGCGCGGCGTACCGGGCCCTCGGCGTGCGGGACGAGGCCGGGTGCGCCGGCGGCCACGTAGTACCAGCGTTCGGCGGGGGAACGCCACCACAGGCCGCTGACCGGGCGCTCGGCGTCGCAGACGCCGGCGTCATGGTGCCTGCCGCCGGGCTCGATCAGCGTGGCCCTGGCGGACGTGCCGCCGTCGGCGTAGGTGAACCGAGTGCAGACCCACCGGGCGGGGCGTGCCTGCTCCGGGAGGCGGCCCGCCCAGAACTCCCAGGCCACGGCCCGGGTCACGGGACGGGACGCGGCGGGCAGCGCGCAGCTCAGCCGCTTCCACACCCGCAGCCCCGCCGAGTCCGGCGTCACGGGCCGGGGCTCGGGACCGGTGGAGGGGCGGTAGCTGACGGACGCCGGGACCGGGCCGCCCAACTGGGCCAGCATCGCCGAGCCCTCGGCGTCGGTGAGCCGCAGCAGCGGCCCCCGGCCGCACGAGGTGTCGACGGTGAAGGGCCCTGCCGCGCCGTCGTCGAGACCGGCCCGTTCGCCGTCCGGCGCGTGGGCCTGGGTGGTCCAC
The DNA window shown above is from Thermomonospora umbrina and carries:
- a CDS encoding cation-translocating P-type ATPase, producing the protein MGLLRSAAGLVPRAAVNAAALPVRAARSLPTPPHPPLPSVPSLPHPPMPSLSSLPRPSLPPMPKPPRPSLPSMPRPPLPSMPSLPHPSLPRPPTFGVTRLHERAEVANLVGSRTQRRVWSRDGRAYVEVRGLRTRADRRALQAVRRAVRALDGVRWAEVNAVTGELLASFDEGTVSLDRIVDAVEGVETAERAGETDEEFPGHGHPADRAPLTAEAIALASDCTAFALAATGRVVRWPRLPRGFRAAVALVDAQPRLRRELEARLGAHGADLALSLGNAVVHGLTQEPGCLAVDALYRAVLLGELAERRAVWCRREEDMSGAALPAEGLPSTPRPVPLARGPIEKYADRSAVASLIAAGGVLALGRDPGAAADMVLAAVPKAARLGREGFAATLGRGLGRAGVVPLQGVAYRRLDRISAVVLDSAVLCGDGLQILDADDAPVWRVATRLLAADPGLRELPDEYGRVLRRLDPGSPLDPEGLRMEVVEPGGRVLGAVRVGCRIDPLADAVLAAARESGVRVLLTEHASGAELLSLADDTLSVATPLAEHVRVLQSTGEGVLVATAGNAEAALAADIGVAVLGPSPESRTECWGADLVCGPGLEQLWRLLTAIGVARRASERAVRLALGGTSLAALLVLTGQRRSSQLTLSPVYSAALVSLVGGVLTARRVITARAPTPLPRLPWHAFDADTALERATALRPEDVALRAARNGHGPPRHGPVRTLTEPVTGLAVAVGHELRDPLTPVLVLGAAASAIVGSGVDAALVGGVMAGNAVISGVQRMRAERALSRLLLGQRPPARRLLPGHEPPPLGDDTVENGWERIPADDLYVGDIVAIGPSDVVPADARLLATEDLEVDEASLTGESLPVSKSTEPAPGADLADRSCMVYEGSTVLTGHAHAVVVATGDATQAGRAAAIAGRAPAPAGVQAQLNELTRLALPVTGLSGVMVGALAFARGVSVRQAVSSGVSVAVAAVPEGLPLVATVAQLAAARRLSRRNVLVRTSRTLGTMGRVDTLCFDKTGTLTEGRLKVVRLAGLRAGAEPDSPLGRRLLTTAARACPEADGAAGLPHATDRAVVEAARSALGEDAGWRLVHETPFEPSRGYAAATGMVAKGAGEAPFVAVKGAPEVVLPRCDRVVSGTTTRPLTEARREEARRAVRRLAEDGLRVLAVAQAHPDEADLAEAEKLAETAELALVGFLGIADAPRADAPAAIERLTRAGIRVVMITGDHPATAQAVAADLGIPAPDRVLTGAELDRLGDKERTAKVSRTSVFARVSPEHKVRIVQSLQRAGRTVAMTGDGANDAAAIRLADVGIGLSTGDSRAAQSAADLILRGGDLPAIVEALLEGRALWESVRNAVSILVGGNAGEVAFTVYGTAIGGRAPLSTRQLLLVNTLTDMLPALAVALAPPSGNGESDETGPAAPPVRSGPLADPLHEAIALRGAVTALGSILAWHGGRLTGRGRRASTMALAALVLTQLVQTLQAGWRSPAVLATCAVSVLVLAAVIETPGVSHFFGCTPLGPAAWGLVAASAAVAAVASLAGPRVLRSLSLVREREPARPTA
- a CDS encoding carboxyl transferase domain-containing protein, encoding MNPVEPVAPVPSPMHGTVESVEVAEGQKVAAGAPLVVLEAMKMQHVVAAPTAGLVTRLNVAVGDTVAEGDALVHLEPADGEAAEPVAAPPEDVEDGTVRADLAEVIRRHEIGLDAARPEAVARRHGTGRRTARENVEDLCDPGTFTEYGALTVAAQRRRRPLEELIERTPADGLVAGVGDVDGRPAVVLAYDYTVLAGTQGAMNHAKKDRMFEMAARRRLPVVLFAEGGGGRPGDTDTPMLSGLDTMAFHLFARLNGRVPLVGIAAGRCFAGNAALLGCCDVVIATADANIGMGGPAMIEGGGLGTYAPEDIGPISVQASNGVVDLPVADEAEAVAVARRYLSYFRGPVEEWSAPDPERLRTLIPEDRRRVYDVRAVIDGLADTGSVLEVRRAFGAGIVTALVRIEGRPLGLIANDPGHLGGAIDRDAADKAARFLQLCDTHGLPVVSLCDTPGFMVGPDAEQTATVRHFGRLFVAGAHLRVPLCMVILRKAYGLGAQTMGGGSLRVPVATVAWPTGELGGMGLEGAVRLGFRRELEAIADPAERQAAFDGIVAAAYEMGRALSVATVFEIDDVIDPADTRRWITAAFRDAAPPEPGGRGFIDTW
- a CDS encoding CaiB/BaiF CoA transferase family protein; translation: MSASRRGPLSGVRVIELAGIGPGPFAAMLLADLGAEVVRVDRVSAALPAGSGATSTDFTNRGKRSIAVDLKNEKGRQVVLRLVEQADALLEGFRPGVTERLGLGPDDCLAANPRLVYGRMTGWGQEGPLSQSAGHDIGYIAVTGALHAIGRAGGPPQVPLNLLGDFAGGSMYLVVGMLAALLEAKTSGRGQVVDAAIVDGTAHLTTFIHGFLAGGLWSDERGVNMLDTGAPWYDVYETADGRHVAVGAIEPQFYAEFLRRLGLEGDGDLPGQHDREGWPRLRERFAAAFKARTRDEWAEVFLPGDACVAPVLSMREAAEHPYNTARDVFVEDGGHPQPAPAPRFSRTPGAIDGVPALPGRDTRAVLEDFGFTDVDELLAEGAVAQG